The Anopheles coluzzii chromosome 2, AcolN3, whole genome shotgun sequence genome window below encodes:
- the LOC120947310 gene encoding uncharacterized protein LOC120947310 isoform X3 has protein sequence MFSCLWQLWDWIDPPTFTTMESKKLQQLQQANSHLAPMPQMKPPQQGGGGYQHGYDYGATGPAPGRSAMFPAQYQSYGQPHPSASSLRSPYSTGSPKSSLSTNSGALYGATDGADLSSASGAAQSGYHLHPAHHQQQQQQGLLHAQHQQYRSNTLGPGGSGSYGYDQQQQHQLYRVSSPSSGSGGERERLYQTAPLVRSAGGGGPGSSGVGTPHSVTSGSTAHNAPMSKLELQFQQLQREKIQQQIKTATEAIAHQQQTFALRQQLNPPVPNYHLKQNLLQNLSQHHQQQIQQQQQHHQQQQQQQQQQLQVHKHPQYPSQAQQQQQKQLAQQQKQQQMQKQQQQQMQHAMKQQQQQQQQQQQRYAANGGGSQHRNAPPSSLNLQNHCQPAANETDKIMRSHVPSYQGTLDSGAAGGAGGAYGEEGESLYLQRAGYQQHAGMANSPPGGAASEIIIQQNIPGQVVNQACQTQISSMVLAGSSNAAGQQQQMKSSPSDTLSSPSHDSSERKRSAGGQQHTLKSPVTRRPANAPVALAGWLYKQGSDGLKVWRRRWFVLSEYVLYYYKGQEEEKLLGTVLLPSYKVSACFPEDKIYRKFAFKCEHANMRTFVFAAESGESMSQWVRALTLATMMIQPAGAEQEESLSQQQQQQQQQQYSSGKAGGTGTELLSSDSSGGPQSHGSNDTMKLIQQASGNGSSSSSGGGGGGGVSALNDSMSMPQPLYANAPPKPRRVNDGGYSSPSPEHTMLHDRYDQMVQQQQQQMLATGGQFPPGAVGGGSGPPNGGMVLGSSRTPAALTAHAIYGDPKRIERDLYIQKLIEQQQQQQKLNASKQQQQQQQQQQQQGMQSSPMHGGGVLRSGGGAGTNPFLYPSNDRRTPDTYGPPNSAIDPKHMSDYEDIYNLTMLSKSLPANAMEAAAGGGGVAAGGTTYKRPSSPLRYEGNGAFPAYMGAAMYNAGQFEHQSPGAAGQHPQHAQMRARPIPPSIPRPHSADFLDYEARHPMNQAAGGVTDEPSPVHRTPRPKSSLDINRTPDHYYYSEASYAEKMRLQSASYLQRTNNPGAGASRKQRSDDMQGLFASGTMPRDGLYRSGSGKIMQLQASGQQGEDYPHGGSQSMPRPSATDHRTGGTGQGRPTVSSLKKQGTAQQQQEQFARSASARLPRKEEDSSLRDGERKREESMKRLLEWKQRMLQSPLTKKIASQHAATMASAESLNRGSNASVGGADRRNEDIYGLKADAEALLRGDYYASSYERQSVGDLTALGSVTAARKHGGSAVNIAQASSSAFGSQMKLNGDYNSYSSDDEASISVRNVFNLPKVALTVKPDPSDPAYLQAVAKGAGTPGSSYYEGMMMGAAAADYYASDKYIRPDISFESTHDLYTQAQLQRAQELNLQQHYQLQNIDRSLATMQDQQQLPQDASPQSPMAGRPDGPAHWSATPTTAGGATGNEPGGYMNGRMNRDASSERLDAKPLDVSAGDLLNRTHEELILLLIQLRRQNSQTARSIEQCCTNIHELQNLIRTAEGNRKADSLARLDALKQQLTELEKQYEKEKPLINLVDNMVKLGSLYRGPVGGKKQLQSPESATLDRLEFNQRMQERRLLQEEQRQWDRTSPNHVELQSKVQQLYQIDKLMQEESGTLQALQRDKENLEKALATLKTHVLNREGGNMPMAMDTARQQQHTLERELTRVHQLLAANSKKLEKTVSTNARLEQELLVLRQKLQASREHRSMHSVFDSASPMDNQYMPGSVTAVLESELKRAKLLVGDMQRQRQELGQAVRQLTSYSDNHEAQMMDRLQADEQQHMAHSQEQKRDQQQQQQQQSASAKHKRSYSSSWVETDLDSLAGKESSVSSASNHRALSSSASSVLTIDDEMQSLFLPSSRAKEPIEGAESLDDLYSAGGPLYNYGAGGMLNPADKQEIKTVRIVKRESERRMRDKEKNDRNLALSLDQVLEEEAQLMEDYQRSKSLPRGYETHELFVQGHESGSDGVGGSLDGNKLMSDYYSSVVASTNGNSYPVSLIDRQADLYTGNFDGGLQSKYLSNDGSRVSGVGSVSSYQSSYLGSVGSTGSTTGMSTSSLSGLKRKTESIQSLTHADAELDPVFQSEAAKQIINEMATGGNMTVGENSGDSSGSGETKATSSMKDDQQYQQQQRQQAQQNRQRRAVPKDKRRHHTAPHHVNAKSIELMHSENDMNKNNVNWRARDDVDLEVTIRPRSNAPDVVRSALGPREKISEHTIDKLLAAPSKILIPERYVPEQTPELSPEEKRRRQEKVEAIKKMLSDTPIGGGAGGSNEAGGLNPVPNAEKKQREHLIQLNQILAQQVMQMSKIVAEDKPASYDGARDKRKEDSSAVLPSKIKRKCNAQFSTAANASGSSKPNDDRDHYESDLEDYDTDSPAEPLPLYQQRENYFT, from the exons ATGTTTAGCTGTCTTTGGCAATTATGGGATTG GATTGATCCACCCACGTTCACGACGATGGAGAGCAAaaagctgcagcagctgcagcaggccAACTCACACCTGGCGCCGATGCCGCAGATGAAGCCACCGCAGCAGGGCGGTGGCGGCTACCAGCACGGGTACGATTACGGCGCCACCGGACCTGCCCCGGGCCGGTCGGCCATGTTTCCCGCCCAGTACCAGAGCTACGGCCAGCCGCATCCGTCGGCATCGTCGCTCCGGTCCCCCTACTCGACCGGCAGTCCCAAATCTTCGCTCAGCACCAACAGCGGCGCACTGTACGGCGCCACGGACGGGGCTGACCTCTCGTCGGCCAGCGGGGCGGCCCAATCCGGGTATCACCTGCACCCGgcgcaccatcagcagcaacaacagcaaggtTTGCTGCACGCCCAGCATCAACAGTATCGCAGCAACACGCTCGGGCCCGGCGGCAGCGGTAGCTATGGATAcgatcagcaacagcaacatcagctGTACCGCGTTAGCTCCCCATCGAGCGGTAGTGGTGGAGAGCGGGAGCGGCTGTACCAGACCGCTCCGCTGGTACGGTctgctggcggtggcggcCCGGGCAGCAGTGGCGTCGGCACGCCCCACTCGGTGACCTCGGGCTCGACGGCCCACAACGCACCCATGTCCAAGCTGGAGCTGCAgttccagcagctgcagcgcgAGAAGATCCAGCAGCAGATCAAAACGGCCACGGAAGCGAtcgcgcaccagcagcaaacgtTCGCACTGCGGCAGCAGCTCAACCCGCCCGTGCCGAACTACCATCTCAAGCAGAACCTGCTCCAGAATCTGtcgcagcatcatcagcagcagattcagcagcagcagcagcaccatcagcagcagcaacagcagcagcagcaacagctgcaGGTACACAAACATCCACAATATCCTTCAcaagcgcagcagcagcagcagaagcagttagctcagcagcagaagcaacagcaaatgcaaaaacagcaacaacagcaaatgcAACACGCAatgaagcaacagcagcaacagcaacaacaacaacaacaacgatatGCAGCGAACGGCGGTGGTTCACAGCATCGAAACGCGCCACCATCGAGCTTGAATCTGCAGAACCACTGCCAGCCGGCGGCCAACGAAACTGACAAGATAATGCGCTCTCACGTCCCGTCGTACCAGGGCACGCTGGATTCCGGTGCCGCAGGAGGCGCCGGTGGTGCGTACGGAGAGGAGGGAGAATCGCTGTACCTGCAGCGAGCCGGCTATCAGCAGCATGCGGGGATGGCCAACTCGCCGCCCGGCGGTGCCGCTAGCGAAATTATCATTCAGCAGAACATTCCCGGGCAGGTGGTGAACCAAGCCTGCCAGACGCAGATCAGCTCGATGGTGCTGGCGGGCAGTAGTAACGCagccgggcagcagcagcagatgaaaTCCTCCCCCTCGGACACGCTGTCCAGCCCGTCGCACGATTCGAGCGAGCGGAAGCGCAGCGCGGGAGGCCAGCAGCATACGCTCAAGTCGCCCGTCACGCGGCGACCCGCCAACGCGCCCGTTGCGCTGGCCGGCTGGCTGTACAAGCAGGGCTCGGACGGGCTGAAGGTGTGGCGCCGGCGCTGGTTCGTCCTGTCCGAGTACGTGCTGTACTACTACAAGGggcaggaggaggagaagctgCTCGgcacggtgctgctgccgtcgtacaagGTGTCCGCCTGCTTCCCCGAGGACAAGATCTATCGCAAGTTTGCGTTCAAGTGCGAGCACGCCAACATGCGCACGTTCGTGTTTGCGGCGGAGAGCGGCGAATCGATGAGCCAGTGGGTGAGGGCGCTGACACTGGCCACGATGATGATACAGCCGGCGGGGGCGGAACAGGAGGAAAGTctctcccagcagcagcagcagcagcagcagcagcagtacagcaGTGGCAAAGCGGGCGGTACTGGGACGGAGCTGCTGTCGAGTGATTCGAGCGGTGGGCCTCAGTCGCACGGGTCAAACGATACGATGAAACTGATCCAGCAAGCGAGTGGGAatggcagtagcagcagcagtggtggtggtggtggtggaggtgtgtCTGCACTCAACGATAGCATGTCCATGCCGCAACCGCTGTACGCCAATGCTCCACCGAAGCCGAGACGCGTCAACGATGGCGGCTACTCTTCGCCCAGCCCCGAACATACGATGCTGCACGATCGGTACGATCAaatggtgcagcagcagcagcagcagatgcttGCCACCGGAGGACAATTCCCCCCGGGGGCAGTGGGGGGTGGTTCGGGCCCGCCGAACGGGGGCATGGTACTCGGTAGCAGTCGAACGCCGGCCGCACTAACGGCCCATGCGATCTACGGCGATCCGAAGCGAATCGAACGCGACCTGTACATTCAGAAGCtgatcgagcagcagcagcagcagcagaaattGAACGCTTccaagcagcaacagcagcagcaacaacaacagcaacagcagggaATGCAGTCCTCTCCCATGCACGGTGGTGGGGTACTGCGTAGCGGTGGCGGTGCCGGAACGAATCCCTTCCTGTACCCCAGCAACGATCGCCGGACGCCGGACACGTACGGGCCGCCCAATTCGGCAATCGATCCCAAGCACATGTCCGACTATGAGGACATCTACAACCTAACGATGCTGTCCAAGTCGCTGCCGGCGAACGCGATGGAAGCGGCGGCAGGAGGAGGGGGTGTGGCAGCCGGCGGGACAACCTACAAACGGCCGTCCAGCCCGCTGCGCTACGAAGGCAATGGAGCGTTTCCGGCGTACATGGGCGCCGCAATGTACAATGCCGGCCAATTTGAG CATCAGTCACCGGGAGCTGCCGGTCAACATCCCCAGCACGCCCAGATGCGTGCACGACCCATTCCACCGAGCATTCCGCGGCCACATTCTGCAGACTTTCTGGACTACGAAGCGCGCCATCCAATGAACCAAGCAGCCGGCGGTGTGACCGATGAGCCAAGCCCTGTCCATCGCACCCCACGGCCCAAATCGAGCCTAGACATCAACCGAACGCCCGATCACTACTACTATTCCGAGGCCAGCTATGCCGAGAAGATGCGCCTGCAAAGCGCTTCCTACCTGCAGCGGACAAACAACCCGGGAGCTGGGGCGTCGCGCAAACAACGATCCGATGATATGCAAG GATTGTTTGCCAGCGGTACGATGCCCCGGGATGGACTGTACCGGAGCGGCAGTGGTAAAATCATGCAGCTGCAAGCATCTGGCCAACAGGGTGAAGATTATCCGCACGGTGGCTCGCAAAGTATGCCCCGGCCGTCCGCTACCGACCATCGGACCGGTGGCACCGGTCAGGGCCGTCCCACCGTCAGCAGCTTAAAGAAGCAGGGcaccgcccagcagcagcaggaacagtttGCCCGTTCGGCGAGTGCTCGGTTGCCCCGCAAGGAGGAAGACTCGTCGCTGCGAGACGGCGAACGCAAGCGGGAAGAATCCATGAAGCGACTGCTCGAGTGGAAGCAGCGCATGCTGCAATCGCCGCTGACGAAGAAAATCGCCAGCCAGCACGCGGCAACGATGGCATCGGCCGAATCGCTCAATCGTGGCTCCAATGCAAGCGTTGGTGGTGCCGATCGACGCAACGAGGACATCTACGGTCTGAAGGCAGACGCTGAGGCGCTACTGCGCGGGGACTACTACGCATCGAGCTACGAACGCCAGTCGGTGGGTGATCTGACGGCCCTAGGCTCGGTGACGGCCGCCAGAAAGCATGGGGGCAGTGCGGTCAACATTGCGCAAGCGTCCTCGTCGGCGTTCGGCAGCCAGATGAAGCTGAACGGTGACTACAACAGCTACTCGTCGGACGATGAAG CCTCGATATCGGTGCGGAATGTGTTCAACCTTCCGAAGGTCGCGCTAACGGTCAAGCCGGACCCATCCGATCCCGCCTACCTGCAGGCAGTGGCAAAGGGAGCGGGAACGCCCGGAAGCAGCTACTACGAGGGCATGATGATGggcgctgctgccgctgacTATTACGCTAGCGACAAGTACATTCGGCCCGACATAAGCTTCGAGTCGACGCACGACCTGTACACCCAGGCCCAGCTGCAGCGTGCCCAGGAGCTGAACCTTCAGCAGCACTATCAGCTACAAAACATCGACCGAAGCTTGGCAACGATGcaggaccagcagcagctgccgcAGGACGCTTCCCCGCAATCGCCCATGGCAGGTAGGCCCGATGGGCCGGCGCACTGGTCGGCGACCCCTACTACGGCAGGTGGTGCTACTGGCAACGAGCCGGGCGGATATATGAACGGTCGTATGAACAGGGATGCCTCGAGTGAACGATTGGATGCGAAG CCGTTGGATGTGTCTGCTGGTGATCTGCTAAACCGGACGCACGAAGAGTTGATACTGCTGTTGATTCAGTTGCGACGACAGAACAGTCAAACAGCGCGATCGATCGAACAGTGCTGCACGAACATTCATGAATTACag AACCTTATCCGCACCGCTGAGGGAAACCGGAAGGCGGACAGTTTAGCCCGCCTGGATGCGCTCAAGCAACAGCTAACGGAGCTGGAAAAGCAGTACGAAAAGGAGAAACCCTTGATCAATCTGGTCGACAACATGGTCAAGCTGGGCAGTCTGTACCGTGGTCCGGTCGGTGGCAAGAAGCAACTCCAATCGCCCGAATCGGCCACGCTCGATCGCTTGGAGTTCAATCAGCGCATGCAGGAGCGCCGTTTGCTGCAGGAAGAGCAGCGTCAGTGGGATCGTACCAGCCCGAACCACGTGGAGCTACAG TCGAAGGTGCAGCAGCTATACCAGATCGATAAACTAATGCAGGAAGAATCCGGCACACTGCAAGCGCTGCAGCGTGATAAGGAAAATTTGGAAAAAGCGCTCGCGACACTGAAGACGCACGTTTTGAATCGGGAAGGTGGAAACATGCCGATGGCGATGGATACcgcccggcagcagcagcatacgcTGGAGCGTGAGCTGACAAGGGTGCATCAGTTGCTGGCAGCTAATTCGAAG AAACTGGAGAAGACCGTCTCAACGAACGCTCGGCTGGAGCAGGAGCTGCTGGTACTGCGTCAGAAGCTGCAAGCTTCCCGTGAGCATCGTTCGATGCATTCGGTGTTTGATTCAGCCTCACCGATGGATAACCAGTACATGCCCGGTTCGGTGACCGCAGTGCTCGAGTCGGAGCTGAAGCGCGCGAAATTGCTGGTCGGTGACATGCAACGCCAGCGCCAGGAGCTCGGTCAAGCCGTGCGTCAGCTGACCTCTTACAGCGATAATCACGAGGCGCAAATGATGGATCGCCTGCAGGCCGATGAGCAACAGCACATGGCGCATTCGCAGGAACAAAAAcgcgaccagcagcagcagcagcagcaacaatcggCTAGCGCAAAGCACAAGCGTAGCTATTCTTCGTCCTGGGTAGAGACGGATCTCGATTCGTTGGCGGGCAAAGAATCATCCGTCTCGTCCGCCAGCAACCATCGCGCCCTGTCGTCCTCAGCATCGAGCGTGCTGACGATCGATGACGAAATGCAAAGCCTGTTCCTTCCGAGCAGCCGCGCTAAGGAGCCCATCGAAGGTGCGGAATCGTTGGACGATCTGTACTCGGCCGGGGGACCTTTGTACAACTACGGTGCCGGCGGTATGCTGAATCCAGCCGATAAGCAGGAAATTAAAACGGTTCGCATCGTGAAGCGCGAATCCGAGCGACGGATGCGAGACAAGGAAAAGAACGATCGCAATCTGGCCCTCAGCCTCGATCAGGTGCTGGAGGAGGAGGCACAGCTGATGGAAGATTACCAGCGCTCCAAATCGCTGCCCAGAGGGTACGAAACGCATGAGCTGTTTGTGCAGGGTCACGAATCGGGCAGTGATGGTGTTGGCGGCTCGCTCGACGGAAACAAGCTGATGAGCGATTATTACAGCAGCGTCGTCGCTTCGACGAACGGAAACAGCTACCCTGTTTCGCTGATCGATCGCCAGGCCGATCTTTACACGGGTAACTTTGACGGTGGGTTGCAATCGAAGTACCTCAGCAACGATGGCAGTCGAGTGTCGGGCGTTGGGAGCGTTTCGTCGTACCAGTCTAGCTATCTCGGCAGCGTCGGAAGCACCGGCAGCACGACCGGAATGTCCACCAGCTCGCTGAGCGGGCTGAAACGCAAGACGGAATCGATACAAAGCCTCACGCATGCCGATGCGGAGCTGGATCCCGTGTTCCAGAGTGAGGCGGCGAAGCAGATCATCAACGAAATGGCAACGGGCGGGAACATGACCGTTGGCGAGAATAGCGGTGACTCGTCGGGAAGTGGCGAGACCAAAGCGACCTCGAGCATGAAAGACGACcagcagtaccagcagcagcaacgccagCAAGCTCAGCAAAACCGACAGCGCCGAGCCGTTCCGAAGGATAAGCGTCGGCATCACACGGCGCCCCATCACGTCAATGCAAAGTCCATCGAGTTGATGCACAGCGAAAATGatatgaacaaaaat AATGTCAACTGGAGAGCGCGTGATGACGTCGACCTGGAGGTCACGATACGGCCCCGCTCGAACGCACCGGACGTGGTACGGTCCGCCCTTGGGCCGCGGGAAAAAATCTCCGAACACACCATCGATAAGCTGCTGGCCGCACCGAGCAAGATCCTCATCCCCGAACGCTACGTACCTGAGCAGACGCCGGAACTGTCGCCGGAGGAGAAGCGGCGCCGGCAGGAGAAGGTGGAAGCGATCAAGAAAATGCTCTCCGACACCCCGATTGGCGGCGGTGCCGGTGGTAGTAAT GAGGCCGGTGGACTGAATCCAGTGCCGAACGCGGAAAAGAAACAGCGTGAACATCTCATCCAGCTCAATCAAATCCTCGCTCAGCAGGTGATGCAAATGAGCAAAATTGTCGCAG AGGATAAACCGGCGAGCTATGATGGTGCACGCGATAAGCGCAAAG AAGACTCGTCGGCCGTACTGCCCTCCAAGATAAAACGCAAATGCAACGCACAGTTTAGTACTGCGGCAAACGCATCGGGAAGCAGCAAACCGAACGACGACCGAGATCACTATGAATCGGACCTGGAAGACTACGACACGGACTCGCCGGCGGAACCACTTCCGCTGTATCAGCAGCGTGAAAACTATTTCACCTAA